The Solea senegalensis isolate Sse05_10M unplaced genomic scaffold, IFAPA_SoseM_1 scf7180000014284, whole genome shotgun sequence genome contains a region encoding:
- the LOC122760984 gene encoding leucine-rich repeat transmembrane neuronal protein 4-like, with protein sequence MDCASCGLGCRAAKVIKNLKAGSGGTAVMGSALRHRWVVVQLLMQVWLAANPSLSERPCPKSCRCDGKIVYCESSAFRDVPKNLSGGCEGLSLRYNSLAILRAGQFVGLNHLIWLYLDHNYIATVDGMAFQGVRRLKELILSSNKITSLHNTTFHPVPNLRNLDLSYNKLQALQPGQFQGLRKLLSLHIRSNSLKVIPMRLFQDCRNLEFLDLGYNRLRSITRNAFSGLVKLTELHLEHNQFSKINFSHFPRLYNLRALYLQWNRIRSLNQGLTWTWASIQKLDLSGNDLTEADAVVYQCLPNLQTLNLDSNKLTNISQEVVDAWISLTTISLAGNVWDCGTSICPLVTWLKNFRGAKETTMICASPKKAQGEKVMDAVEAFDVCHSSPLTTLTVSPAPAPSNLPVQTDFHSAIPASPTGSGKRREGTIGAPTSSVVTPPVALPPEQDLEPVSFHKIVAGSVALFLSVAMILLVIYVSWKRYPSSVKQLQEHSAAVRKHRKKVRETERTLSSPLQEYYVDYKPTNSEAMDVLVNGTGPCTYTISGSRECEV encoded by the exons ATGGACTGTGCGTCATGCGGACTCGGATGTCGCGCAgcaaaagtcattaaaaacctGAAGGCTGGATCTGGCGGAACCGCGGTCATGG GATCTGCTCTGCGACATCGCTGGGTGGTGGTCCAACTCCTGATGCAGGTGTGGCTGGCAGCAAATCCATCTCTGAGTGAGCGCCCATGCCCCAAAAGCTGTCGCTGTGATGGAAAAATTGTTTACTGTGAGTCAAGCGCATTTCGTGATGTTCCCAAGAACCTCTCTGGAGGCTGTGAAGGTCTGTCTCTACGATACAACAGCCTGGCCATTCTTCGTGCTGGACAGTTTGTAGGACTCAACCACCTCATATGGCTCTACTTGGACCACAATTACATTGCCACCGTGGATGGAATGGCTTTCCAAGGAGTCCGGAGGCTTAAAGAGCTGATCCTGAGCTCTAACAAGATCACATCACTTCACAACACCACATTCCACCCAGTCCCTAATTTGCGTAATCTTGACCTGTCATACAACAAGCTGCAAGCTTTGCAGCCTGGGCAGTTTCAGGGTTTACGGAAGCTTCTCAGCCTCCACATACGTTCAAACTCTCTAAAAGTCATCCCAATGCGTCTATTCCAAGATTGCAGAAATCTTGAGTTCCTGGATTTGGGTTACAATCGCCTGCGCAGTATCACTCGGAATGCATTCTCAGGCCTGGTTAAGCTCACTGAGTTGCATCTGGAGCATAACCAGTTCTCAAAAATCAATTTCTCTCATTTTCCTCGGCTTTACAACCTGCGGGCACTTTATCTGCAGTGGAACCGCATTCGCTCACTGAACCAGGGCTTGACTTGGACTTGGGCCTCAATCCAAAAACTGGATCTTTCTGGGAATGATCTGACAGAGGCAGATGCTGTAGTTTACCAATGCTTACCCAACCTGCAGACACTTAACCTGGACTCCAATAAGCTGACAAATATTTCCCAAGAGGTGGTTGATGCTTGGATCTCTTTGACGACCATCAGTTTAGCTGGAAACGTATGGGACTGTGGCACTTCCATCTGTCCTCTGGTTACCTGGCTGAAAAACTTCAGAGGCGCAAAGGAGACCACTATGATCTGTGCCTCTCCCAAGAAAGCCCAGGGGGAGAAAGTGATGGATGCTGTTGAAGCTTTTGATGTTTGTCACTCAAGCCCACTGACAACACTCACTGTGAGTCCTGCTCCAGCCCCATCTAATCTCCCTGTACAGACAGACTTTCACTCAGCCATTCCTGCATCACCTACTGGTTctggaaagaggagagagggaaccATTGGAGCCCCCACATCATCGGTAGTTACCCCACCTGTGGCACTTCCACCAGAGCAGGACTTGGAGCCTGTGTCCTTCCATAAGATTGTTGCTGGAAGTGTTGCTCTTTTTCTATCTGTTGCAATGATCCTGTTGGTGATCTATGTGTCTTGGAAGCGCTATCCTAGCAGTGTCAAGCAGTTGCAGGAGCATTCAGCGGCTGTTCGCAAGCACCGCAAGaaagtcagagagacagagcgcaCGCTGAGCTCTCCGCTGCAGGAGTATTATGTGGACTACAAGCCCACCAACTCTGAGGCCATGGACGTGCTTGTGAACGGGACAGGACCCTGCACCTACACTATCTCAGGCTCCCGAGAATGCGAGGTATGA